In Rhododendron vialii isolate Sample 1 chromosome 9a, ASM3025357v1, the following are encoded in one genomic region:
- the LOC131299723 gene encoding uncharacterized protein LOC131299723, with product MMEKIKLIRERLEAAQSRQKNYADAGKREVEFQEGEWVFLKISPMKGVLRFGKKGKLNPRYVGPFEILEKVGSVAYRLALTPELANIHDIFHVSMLKPYVSDPTHVLALPPIELKQDLTYEERPVRIMDRQEKQLRNKIIPLVKVWWDNHSGGEATWEKEDDMRARYPELFE from the coding sequence ATGATGGAAAAGATTAAACTCATTCGAGAAAGATTAGAAGCTGCACAAAGTCGTCAGAAGAATTATGCGGATGCCGGaaaaagagaggtagaatttcaAGAAGGAGAATGGGTGTTTCTAAAAATTTCACCCATGAAAGGGGTATTGCGCTtcggaaagaaaggaaaattaaaccCCAGATACGTTGGACCATTTGAGATCCTAGAAAAGGTAGGATCTGTAGCTTATCGATTAGCCTTGACTCCCGAGCTTGCCAACATCCACGACATTTTCCACGTATCAATGCTAAAGCCCTATGTGTCAGACCCAACGCACGTATTAGCCTTGCCGCCAATAGAACTAAAGCAGGACCTCACTTATGAAGAGCGACCAGTtaggatcatggatcgtcaagaaaaacaactaagaaataaaataattccaCTTGTTAAAGTATGGTGGGATAACCATTCCGGAGGAGAAGCCACGTGGGAAAAAGAGGATGACATGAGAGCACGATACCCGGAGCTTTTTGAATAA